A single window of Chitinophaga sp. XS-30 DNA harbors:
- a CDS encoding SRPBCC family protein → MARTYVIRSTQFLPVTLERAWTFFCDPDNLRHITPPDMRFTVKNGPHTGKMYPGLIIEYSIRPLLCIPVYWMTEITQVAPLRYFIDEQRFGPYSFWHHQHHFESKDGGTEMTDIVHYRLPLGPLGTLAHRLFVRKRLEAIFDYRRKIVPSLL, encoded by the coding sequence TTGGCCAGAACATATGTCATCCGGTCCACGCAATTCCTTCCGGTTACCCTGGAACGAGCCTGGACATTTTTTTGCGATCCCGATAATCTGCGGCATATCACCCCGCCGGATATGCGGTTTACCGTGAAAAACGGCCCGCATACCGGAAAGATGTATCCCGGGCTGATCATCGAATACAGTATTCGCCCTTTACTATGCATCCCGGTGTACTGGATGACGGAGATCACACAGGTAGCCCCGCTTCGGTATTTCATAGACGAACAGCGGTTTGGCCCCTACAGCTTCTGGCATCATCAGCATCATTTTGAATCGAAGGACGGTGGTACGGAAATGACAGATATTGTACATTACCGGCTCCCTCTTGGCCCCCTGGGCACACTGGCGCATCGGCTGTTCGTCCGTAAACGGCTGGAGGCGATATTCGATTATCGCCGGAAGATCGTCCCCTCGTTGTTGTAG
- a CDS encoding ABC transporter permease: MNKLHNAISLLKDWRTMISPAFLRLQGEADNAPHPFVVMVRKEISDHVRSWRFNILLGLILLTCLASLYTSVTNIAGSLKPDDPDGSFLFLKLFTVSDGSLPPFHVFIGLLGPLLGISLGFDAINAEQNNGTLSRIMAQPIHRDYLINAKFAAALTVISVLFFALGFLVMGTGLIITGIPPTAGEFLRVIFFLFLNILYVAFWLNLSILFSVRFRQAATSALTAIAVWLFFTVFYPMIINLVAKAIMPPETAAPQHIVQYRELVQNLLRIAPSQLFSDATVTLLMPSVRSLGILTMEQVYGAIPSPLPLGQSLLLTWPQLTGLVAATVLCFALSYFSFMRKEIRSR, translated from the coding sequence ATGAACAAACTGCATAATGCCATTTCGCTGCTGAAAGACTGGCGGACGATGATCAGTCCGGCCTTCCTTCGCCTGCAGGGCGAAGCGGATAACGCACCTCATCCCTTCGTGGTAATGGTGCGCAAGGAAATATCCGATCACGTCCGCAGCTGGCGTTTCAACATATTATTGGGGCTGATCCTGTTGACATGCCTGGCTTCGTTATATACTTCGGTCACCAATATTGCCGGGTCGCTGAAGCCCGATGATCCTGATGGCTCATTCCTTTTCCTGAAACTCTTCACCGTCTCGGACGGCAGCCTTCCGCCGTTTCATGTATTCATTGGTCTGCTTGGTCCCCTCTTAGGCATCAGCCTGGGATTCGACGCCATTAATGCTGAACAGAACAACGGAACGCTCAGCCGCATTATGGCGCAGCCCATTCACCGGGACTACCTGATCAATGCCAAGTTTGCCGCAGCCCTGACGGTGATCAGCGTACTGTTCTTTGCGCTTGGTTTCCTCGTGATGGGCACAGGGCTGATCATAACGGGCATCCCGCCTACGGCCGGAGAATTCCTGCGGGTTATTTTCTTTCTCTTCCTGAATATCCTGTATGTAGCGTTCTGGCTGAACCTTTCCATCCTGTTCTCCGTAAGGTTCCGGCAGGCTGCTACCTCCGCGCTGACCGCTATTGCGGTATGGCTGTTCTTCACCGTTTTTTACCCGATGATCATCAACCTGGTAGCCAAAGCCATCATGCCGCCGGAAACAGCAGCGCCGCAGCATATTGTACAATACCGGGAGCTGGTGCAGAACCTCTTGCGGATTGCGCCCAGTCAACTCTTCAGCGATGCCACCGTTACCTTGCTGATGCCCTCGGTGCGTAGCCTCGGGATATTAACGATGGAACAGGTGTACGGCGCCATCCCCAGTCCTTTGCCGCTGGGACAAAGCCTGTTGCTGACATGGCCGCAGCTTACGGGTCTCGTGGCCGCAACGGTGCTGTGCTTTGCCCTGTCGTATTTTTCGTTTATGAGAAAGGAGATACGCTCGAGGTAG
- a CDS encoding ABC transporter ATP-binding protein, whose product MEQSIIALNGLTKKYGTLTAVDQLNLSIRKGEVFGLLGPNGAGKSTTILMMLGLTEPTSGSVKVCGIDSTVNPLEVKRKVGYLPDEVGFYDNRTGLENLVYTARLNRIPASEANDRAMELIKRTGLYGAEHKKTGTYSRGMRQRLGLADVLIKNPEIIILDEPTLGIDPRGVREFLDLILQLSREEKLTVLLSSHHLHQVQQVCDRVGIFVAGKLLAEGDIPSLSAKLFTGEPFIIHAGITAAAGHPPATDQLQQMLKDIQGISSIQFREGMFHIGCSRDAAADIARLTVQSGLQLFHLHKKEYGLDDIYNRYFEGSTAYEQTA is encoded by the coding sequence ATGGAACAAAGCATCATCGCGCTCAACGGCCTTACCAAAAAGTACGGGACGCTGACAGCTGTTGATCAGCTGAACCTCTCCATCCGGAAAGGCGAAGTGTTCGGGCTGCTCGGCCCTAACGGCGCCGGAAAATCCACAACCATTCTCATGATGCTCGGGCTCACAGAACCCACCTCCGGGTCCGTAAAAGTCTGCGGCATCGATTCCACCGTAAATCCCCTCGAAGTGAAACGCAAGGTCGGCTACCTGCCGGACGAAGTGGGATTCTATGATAATCGCACGGGATTGGAAAACCTCGTCTATACAGCAAGGCTGAACCGGATACCCGCCAGCGAAGCGAATGACCGCGCCATGGAACTGATCAAACGGACAGGGCTATACGGAGCGGAGCATAAGAAGACCGGCACCTATTCCCGCGGCATGCGCCAGCGGTTGGGGCTGGCGGATGTGCTGATCAAAAATCCGGAGATCATCATCCTCGATGAGCCTACGCTCGGCATCGACCCGCGGGGCGTACGCGAGTTCCTGGACCTTATCCTGCAACTCAGCCGTGAGGAAAAACTTACCGTACTGCTCTCCTCCCATCACCTCCACCAGGTACAGCAGGTATGCGACCGGGTGGGCATTTTCGTTGCGGGCAAACTGCTGGCCGAAGGGGATATCCCCTCTCTTTCCGCAAAGCTCTTCACCGGAGAGCCATTTATCATCCACGCCGGTATCACTGCCGCAGCCGGGCATCCTCCTGCAACAGACCAGCTGCAACAGATGCTGAAAGATATCCAGGGCATCAGTTCGATACAATTCAGGGAGGGTATGTTTCACATCGGCTGCTCACGGGATGCCGCGGCGGACATTGCCAGACTGACGGTACAGTCCGGCCTGCAACTCTTCCATCTGCATAAAAAAGAGTACGGGCTTGATGATATATATAACCGATATTTTGAAGGAAGCACAGCTTATGAACAAACTGCATAA
- a CDS encoding NEW3 domain-containing protein, with amino-acid sequence MPARANKLTQPLRALLFAGLLQSGFHSISSAQNVTLYTPYTKISVPPGQSIDYSIDVINNGKTVKNADIAVTGLPKDWTYELKSGGWSVNQIAVLPGEKKNLSLQVQVPLKINKGAYRFQVLARGLTQLPLSVIVSEQGTFKTEFSTGQANMEGAANSTFTYTATLRNRTADNQVYALRANTPQGWNVVFKANYKQVSSVSVEANRTQDITIEVDPPDQLKAGNYKIPVVAASESTSAGLELEAGITGSYALELTTPQGLLSTDITAGDSKRVELVVRNTGSAALKNIDMQFAAPSKWDVTFDPKKVEQLGPGESAKVFATIKADRKAIAGDYVTNLEAKTPEVSSRASFRISVETSMLWGWVGILIILVALGSVYRLFRKYGRR; translated from the coding sequence ATGCCAGCACGTGCCAACAAACTGACGCAACCATTACGCGCATTATTATTCGCGGGATTATTACAGAGCGGATTCCACAGCATCTCTTCAGCGCAAAACGTAACGCTGTACACTCCTTACACGAAAATTTCCGTTCCTCCCGGCCAGTCTATCGATTATTCCATCGATGTGATCAATAACGGCAAGACGGTAAAGAACGCCGATATTGCCGTAACAGGATTACCGAAAGACTGGACCTATGAACTGAAATCCGGTGGATGGAGCGTTAACCAGATCGCTGTACTGCCGGGTGAAAAGAAGAACCTCTCCCTGCAGGTGCAGGTGCCGCTGAAGATCAACAAAGGCGCCTACCGGTTCCAGGTACTGGCAAGGGGGCTCACACAGCTGCCGTTGTCCGTGATCGTATCCGAGCAGGGCACCTTCAAAACGGAATTCTCCACAGGCCAGGCCAATATGGAAGGCGCTGCCAACTCCACCTTCACCTATACCGCCACCTTGCGGAACCGCACGGCGGATAACCAGGTGTACGCGCTGCGCGCCAATACGCCGCAGGGATGGAATGTGGTGTTCAAAGCCAACTACAAGCAGGTTTCCTCCGTGAGTGTGGAAGCCAACCGCACACAGGATATCACTATCGAAGTAGACCCGCCGGACCAGCTGAAGGCAGGCAATTACAAAATACCGGTTGTGGCCGCATCCGAATCCACTTCCGCAGGCCTGGAGCTGGAAGCCGGCATCACCGGTTCGTATGCGCTGGAACTGACCACTCCGCAGGGATTGCTCAGCACGGATATCACCGCAGGCGACAGCAAACGCGTGGAACTTGTTGTCAGGAATACCGGTTCCGCCGCCCTGAAAAACATCGATATGCAGTTTGCCGCGCCCTCCAAATGGGACGTGACCTTCGATCCCAAAAAAGTGGAACAGCTCGGGCCGGGCGAATCAGCAAAGGTGTTTGCTACCATCAAAGCCGATAGAAAAGCCATTGCCGGGGACTATGTTACCAACCTCGAAGCAAAAACGCCGGAGGTCTCCTCACGGGCATCTTTCAGGATCTCCGTAGAGACGTCGATGTTATGGGGATGGGTCGGCATACTGATCATACTCGTTGCCCTCGGCAGCGTGTACCGTTTGTTCAGGAAATACGGAAGAAGGTAA
- a CDS encoding TonB-dependent receptor: protein MINSIHRPFRSSGNCPPACRLFMLTISLLFCTAVSLAQGQRITGKVTDETGTTLPGVSVGIKGSSQGTVTDVNGEFAIAVPDTSAVLVLRFIGYNPREITVGARTRIDVVLSSSAEGLDEIVVVGYGTQKKVNLTGAITAVNAADLNNIAPSNLSNTLAGRAPGVNVTNTSGLSGATSSVRIRGSFGDPLFVIDGIVRDKEAFDALEAAEVDQISFLKDAATASIYGSRAGNGVVLVTTKKGVSQKPVFNFQSNYTTARPTMTLLSDLTTAEDELIYQNRVAEFNGTPIPNGQEEFDYFRDKRYNVHDFIWQNPYSHRHSLSVTGGSEKISYYSLLSYRGEEGSYKSLGHNKFNMRSNVTAKISDAVSVNLNISANQQNLDRFYWPFTGDDDFDVSDLYRVTFNWPKTYPFYTEADGTPANYVTPYPVQTPMGSWQAWSVIDQVIGDRYIRTRQRQLNSILSLDIKLDQFIKGLSTKVTGSYTGEDFMRKKYLTFQKNYVFNQADPDGNRFIPGPPDPDKINIFTFSQNQPFMSYEITTGWNYQLNWFLNYNRTFGKHGIDALLVFEQAENGGYAAFARGENPVTSFDQMFVYSSDRQMREANGWEELGARQSWIGRANYNYDSRYIAEFSFRYDGNTLFPSHKRWGFFPSVSAAWRLSEEAFLKNSTRIFDDLKLRASYGTTGNDLDVNNEKIGAFAYNYIYTNAGSYMFGDRLYRSIAPGATPNPNLTWATSTTYNVGLDVAVLKNRLSGTLDLFIKKETDILGSRLVTLPDNYGQSLAPENYAARSWRGGELFLEWRDRAVGNQINYSVTANVGYARDRWDIYDETAAFGPGGLRHFESRIGRPANRIIGLKALGIIRTQEQLDELLAKGFTQYGRQPYLGGLYFEDVRGDGYSPEPDGKIDGNDVQLLSENAAPRINFGIGLNVAWKNFSLQSLFQGVSAYDRIISNQEGAGMRQHGGAVRPYYPIWASDVYTPDNPDGKYPRPIGQNWFESGTGATSFWIRNGAYLRLKMLNLAYNLPKSWMSAMRLTSAQFYFNGTNLFAISKMKEFHDPEQKNYDSYPVMKTFTFGVDLRF, encoded by the coding sequence ATGATCAATTCTATCCACAGACCATTCCGGTCTTCCGGCAACTGCCCACCGGCCTGCCGGCTATTCATGCTGACTATTTCACTGCTTTTTTGTACAGCTGTTTCCCTGGCACAGGGCCAGCGCATCACCGGCAAAGTGACGGACGAAACCGGCACTACCCTGCCGGGCGTAAGCGTTGGCATAAAAGGCAGCAGCCAGGGCACGGTCACCGATGTCAATGGTGAATTTGCCATTGCTGTACCGGATACCAGCGCCGTACTGGTACTCCGTTTCATCGGCTACAATCCCCGGGAAATTACCGTCGGCGCAAGAACACGCATAGACGTAGTGCTCTCATCCAGCGCAGAGGGACTGGATGAAATAGTGGTGGTGGGTTATGGCACCCAGAAAAAGGTGAACCTTACCGGCGCCATAACTGCTGTTAACGCCGCCGACCTGAACAACATCGCCCCCTCCAACCTCTCCAACACACTGGCCGGGCGGGCGCCGGGCGTGAACGTAACCAATACCTCCGGCCTCTCGGGCGCCACTTCCTCCGTACGTATCCGCGGCAGCTTCGGCGATCCGCTTTTTGTGATCGACGGAATCGTGCGGGATAAGGAGGCTTTTGACGCGCTGGAAGCGGCGGAAGTAGATCAGATCAGCTTCCTGAAAGACGCTGCCACGGCCTCCATTTACGGCTCCCGCGCGGGCAATGGCGTTGTACTGGTCACCACCAAAAAAGGTGTCAGCCAGAAACCGGTCTTCAATTTCCAGTCCAACTACACCACCGCCCGGCCTACCATGACCTTGCTGTCAGACCTCACCACGGCGGAAGATGAGCTGATCTACCAGAACCGTGTTGCAGAATTCAACGGCACGCCCATTCCCAACGGCCAGGAGGAATTCGATTACTTCAGGGACAAACGTTATAATGTGCATGACTTCATCTGGCAGAACCCTTACAGCCACCGTCATTCCCTCAGCGTAACCGGCGGCAGCGAAAAGATCTCCTATTACTCACTGCTTAGCTACCGCGGGGAAGAAGGCTCTTACAAAAGCCTCGGCCATAACAAATTCAATATGCGCAGCAATGTTACCGCAAAGATCTCCGATGCCGTCAGCGTGAACCTCAATATCTCGGCCAACCAGCAGAATCTCGACCGCTTTTACTGGCCGTTCACGGGAGATGACGACTTTGATGTATCCGACCTCTACCGCGTAACCTTCAACTGGCCCAAGACCTATCCTTTTTATACGGAAGCGGACGGCACTCCGGCCAACTACGTAACGCCGTATCCCGTGCAAACGCCCATGGGCAGCTGGCAGGCCTGGAGCGTGATAGACCAGGTTATCGGGGACCGCTATATCCGTACCCGGCAGCGGCAACTGAATTCCATCCTCTCCCTGGACATCAAGCTGGACCAATTCATTAAAGGGCTTTCCACAAAGGTTACCGGCAGTTATACCGGGGAAGATTTCATGCGCAAAAAATACCTGACCTTCCAGAAGAACTATGTATTCAACCAGGCGGACCCTGACGGCAACCGCTTCATTCCCGGCCCTCCCGATCCGGACAAGATCAACATCTTCACCTTCAGCCAGAACCAGCCTTTCATGAGCTACGAGATCACCACCGGCTGGAATTATCAGCTCAACTGGTTCCTGAACTACAACCGCACTTTCGGCAAACACGGCATTGACGCGCTGCTGGTATTCGAGCAAGCGGAGAACGGCGGATATGCGGCCTTCGCGCGGGGAGAAAACCCCGTAACTTCATTTGACCAGATGTTCGTGTATTCATCAGACCGCCAGATGCGGGAAGCGAACGGATGGGAAGAACTTGGCGCGCGCCAGTCGTGGATAGGCCGTGCGAACTATAATTACGACAGCCGCTACATTGCGGAATTTTCATTCCGGTACGACGGGAACACCCTCTTTCCGAGCCATAAACGCTGGGGCTTCTTCCCTTCGGTTTCCGCCGCATGGCGCCTCTCCGAAGAAGCATTCCTCAAGAACTCCACCCGCATATTTGACGATCTGAAACTACGTGCCTCTTACGGCACAACGGGTAATGACCTGGATGTGAACAACGAGAAGATCGGTGCATTCGCTTACAACTATATTTACACCAATGCCGGCAGCTATATGTTCGGGGACAGGTTGTACCGCAGCATTGCACCGGGAGCAACACCCAACCCCAACCTCACCTGGGCCACTTCCACCACCTACAATGTGGGGCTGGACGTAGCGGTGCTGAAAAACAGGCTCAGCGGCACGCTGGACCTCTTCATCAAAAAGGAAACCGATATCCTCGGCTCAAGACTGGTGACCCTGCCGGACAATTACGGCCAAAGCCTCGCCCCGGAGAACTATGCGGCGCGCTCCTGGCGCGGAGGCGAACTGTTCCTGGAGTGGCGGGACAGGGCCGTGGGCAACCAGATCAATTATTCCGTTACCGCCAATGTGGGATACGCCCGTGACCGCTGGGATATTTACGATGAAACCGCGGCTTTCGGGCCCGGCGGGCTTCGCCATTTCGAATCCAGGATCGGCAGGCCGGCCAACCGTATCATCGGGCTGAAGGCGCTGGGCATCATCCGCACACAGGAACAATTGGATGAGCTGCTGGCAAAAGGTTTTACACAATACGGCCGGCAACCTTACCTCGGCGGCCTCTACTTCGAAGATGTACGTGGCGATGGTTATTCACCGGAGCCGGATGGCAAGATAGACGGGAACGATGTACAACTGCTGTCCGAAAACGCAGCACCGCGTATCAATTTCGGGATCGGGCTGAATGTGGCCTGGAAGAATTTCTCCCTGCAATCGCTGTTCCAGGGTGTGAGCGCATACGACCGGATCATCAGCAACCAGGAAGGCGCCGGCATGCGCCAGCACGGCGGTGCGGTAAGACCGTACTATCCCATCTGGGCTTCCGATGTATATACGCCGGACAACCCGGATGGCAAATACCCCCGCCCGATCGGCCAGAACTGGTTTGAATCGGGCACAGGCGCCACCTCCTTCTGGATACGAAACGGCGCATACCTCCGGCTGAAAATGCTCAACCTGGCCTACAACCTTCCCAAATCATGGATGTCCGCCATGCGACTGACCAGCGCACAGTTCTATTTCAATGGCACCAACCTGTTCGCCATTTCGAAAATGAAAGAATTCCATGATCCGGAACAGAAAAACTACGATTCATACCCCGTGATGAAAACATTCACTTTCGGGGTGGATCTGAGATTCTAG
- a CDS encoding VOC family protein, translated as MKKRISNQKITPNLWFNTNAEEAVNFYLSIFKNSKISRIARYGKEGVDIHGMPEGSVMIIEFLLDGQEFVALNGGPHFRFNEAVSFIVNCDTQEEVDHYWSKLGEGGDPKAQMCGWLKDKFGLSWQVVPTILTELMLDKDPRKAANVMNTMLKMKKLDIAPLEEAYAR; from the coding sequence ATGAAAAAGCGAATCTCAAACCAGAAAATAACTCCCAATCTCTGGTTCAACACCAATGCGGAAGAAGCCGTGAATTTCTACCTGTCCATTTTCAAGAACTCCAAAATCAGCAGGATAGCCCGGTACGGCAAAGAAGGCGTTGACATTCACGGCATGCCGGAAGGCAGTGTAATGATCATAGAGTTTTTGCTGGACGGACAGGAGTTTGTGGCGCTCAACGGCGGGCCGCATTTCCGGTTCAATGAAGCCGTTTCTTTTATCGTTAACTGCGACACGCAGGAAGAAGTAGATCATTACTGGAGCAAACTCGGTGAAGGCGGTGATCCCAAAGCACAGATGTGCGGCTGGCTGAAAGACAAATTCGGGCTCTCCTGGCAGGTAGTGCCCACTATCCTGACGGAACTGATGCTGGACAAGGATCCCCGCAAGGCTGCCAACGTGATGAATACCATGTTGAAAATGAAAAAGCTGGATATCGCACCGCTGGAAGAAGCGTATGCACGATAG
- a CDS encoding RagB/SusD family nutrient uptake outer membrane protein encodes MKKIVYTIMLIAGLSASCKKVLDIEDINNYSPEQVWNDANLANAYMANLYTMFGNWSPGLEQKSEQLAGIYFYPDRITVSNGEFKSWNYSRIRLINQAIVDIEQGGLAQDVKDNISGQALFMRAWTYFQMVMYHGGVPYITVPQDRYEDDLYVPRNSTAECFDFIIKDLDDAIAKLPPHILSSSPDFGKIDGNFALAFKAKVLLYKASPQFNPSNPWNNAYWNDAYTVNKQAYDDLLAQGYRLTDDYSNIALEEKGPEVVFSVINAYPNKSTEWDNGVRPGSESRGPANSCPTWEFVKAFPMKDGKLYNDPAGAYYKTDAAFLQDYWTDRDPRFGKSIVWNGKPYPVSGKAGKRQYTALGVAHELDDFGINPAAGVNSTNLNRYTGFFILKNSLLRLAQSEVQQYDVDFVLMRFAEVMLNYAETANETGRLADAMDILRQIRQRAGIEQGTDGNYGIVATTREAMREAILAERNIEFCFEGHRFWDLRRLRMLDRLDGLTKHGVEAIAIQPNGQDMPISEARNKADAYELTEEDFRYSLLQVPLSGVRTTSLPERYYFFPIQSDVLDRNHNLKQNANWGGDFDPTLE; translated from the coding sequence ATGAAAAAGATAGTCTATACAATCATGCTGATCGCCGGTTTATCCGCCTCCTGCAAAAAGGTGCTGGATATCGAAGATATCAACAACTACAGCCCTGAGCAGGTATGGAACGACGCAAACCTGGCGAATGCCTATATGGCCAACCTCTACACCATGTTCGGCAACTGGAGCCCCGGTCTGGAACAGAAAAGCGAACAGCTGGCGGGGATCTACTTCTACCCGGACAGGATCACCGTCTCCAACGGGGAGTTCAAAAGCTGGAACTACAGCCGCATCCGGCTGATCAACCAGGCCATCGTAGATATTGAACAGGGCGGGCTGGCGCAGGATGTGAAAGATAACATCTCCGGCCAGGCACTGTTCATGCGGGCCTGGACCTATTTCCAGATGGTGATGTACCACGGCGGTGTGCCTTACATTACTGTACCGCAGGACCGTTATGAGGACGACCTGTACGTACCGCGTAATTCCACCGCCGAGTGTTTCGACTTCATCATCAAAGACCTTGACGATGCCATCGCAAAGCTGCCGCCGCATATTCTCTCTTCCTCCCCGGACTTTGGCAAGATAGACGGGAATTTTGCGCTCGCCTTCAAAGCGAAGGTATTGCTGTACAAAGCTTCGCCCCAGTTCAATCCTTCCAATCCCTGGAACAATGCTTATTGGAATGATGCATATACCGTCAACAAGCAGGCATACGATGATCTGCTGGCGCAAGGCTACCGGCTGACGGACGACTACAGCAATATTGCGCTGGAGGAAAAAGGGCCGGAGGTAGTGTTCTCCGTAATTAACGCCTATCCGAATAAATCCACGGAATGGGACAATGGCGTGAGGCCCGGATCTGAAAGCCGCGGCCCGGCCAACTCCTGCCCTACCTGGGAATTTGTAAAAGCTTTCCCGATGAAGGACGGGAAATTGTACAATGATCCCGCCGGTGCTTACTACAAGACGGATGCGGCGTTTCTGCAGGACTACTGGACAGACCGGGACCCGCGATTCGGGAAATCCATTGTATGGAACGGCAAACCTTACCCGGTATCCGGTAAAGCGGGCAAGCGCCAGTACACCGCCCTGGGCGTTGCGCATGAGCTGGATGACTTCGGCATCAACCCGGCAGCCGGGGTAAACTCCACCAACCTGAACCGGTATACAGGTTTCTTCATTCTCAAGAACAGCCTGTTGCGGCTGGCGCAATCGGAAGTACAGCAATATGATGTGGACTTTGTGCTGATGCGGTTTGCGGAAGTGATGCTGAACTATGCAGAAACGGCCAATGAAACCGGCAGGCTGGCCGATGCGATGGACATCCTCCGTCAGATAAGGCAGCGTGCGGGCATAGAACAGGGAACCGATGGCAACTACGGCATTGTGGCCACTACCCGGGAGGCGATGCGCGAAGCCATTCTGGCGGAAAGGAATATTGAGTTCTGTTTTGAAGGCCATCGTTTCTGGGACCTGCGCCGCCTGCGCATGCTGGACCGGCTGGACGGCCTCACCAAACACGGCGTGGAAGCGATCGCCATTCAGCCAAACGGGCAGGATATGCCCATCAGCGAAGCCCGCAACAAAGCAGATGCCTACGAGCTGACGGAAGAGGATTTCAGATACAGCCTTCTGCAGGTGCCACTCTCCGGTGTGCGGACCACCTCGCTGCCGGAACGGTATTATTTCTTCCCCATCCAGAGCGATGTACTGGACCGTAACCACAACCTGAAACAAAATGCCAACTGGGGAGGGGATTTTGATCCCACCCTGGAATAA
- a CDS encoding exo-beta-N-acetylmuramidase NamZ domain-containing protein, with translation MKAILALILFAGICTSQQHVHNTPPAPTGIITGADQTEKYISYLKGKRVAVLANPTTIIGKRHLVDSLMAAGINIVKVFGPEHGFRGNASNGTVVNDETDPATGIKIISLYGAKRKPTKADLADVDVMIFDIQDVGCRFYTNINTLRDVMESCAEYDKELLILDRPNPNGYLVDGPVLDMRLTSGIGKFPIPIAHGMTNGEFAQMINGEGWMAVKKPCRLKIIPVANYTHDMPYELPVPPSPNLNTQQSVMLYPAMCLFEGTILSQGRGTYFPFTVLGSPALKGRYDFSFTPVSIPGMKEAPLHMDQVCYGVDFRAYDINKLRRSGRIHIQWMIDMYKAYPDKQRFFDRSQSREIGDINKLSGDYAFKKQIEEGRSVQEIQQSWEPGLSAYKTMRQKYLLYK, from the coding sequence ATGAAAGCAATCCTCGCGCTGATATTGTTTGCAGGCATCTGTACATCACAACAGCATGTCCATAATACTCCCCCTGCGCCCACAGGCATCATCACCGGCGCGGACCAGACGGAAAAATACATTTCATACCTGAAGGGCAAAAGAGTGGCCGTGCTGGCCAATCCTACCACCATCATCGGCAAGCGTCATCTGGTGGACAGCCTGATGGCTGCCGGTATCAACATCGTAAAAGTATTCGGGCCGGAGCACGGTTTCCGGGGCAATGCCAGCAACGGTACCGTAGTGAATGACGAGACCGATCCGGCAACCGGCATAAAGATCATTTCCCTGTATGGCGCCAAACGCAAACCCACAAAAGCGGACCTCGCCGATGTGGATGTCATGATCTTTGATATCCAGGACGTAGGTTGCCGGTTCTATACCAATATCAATACGCTGCGCGATGTGATGGAATCCTGCGCGGAGTATGACAAGGAACTGCTGATACTGGACAGGCCCAATCCCAATGGGTACCTGGTAGACGGCCCCGTGCTGGATATGCGGCTGACTTCCGGTATCGGGAAATTTCCCATCCCCATCGCTCATGGCATGACCAACGGCGAATTCGCGCAAATGATCAATGGCGAGGGATGGATGGCCGTCAAAAAGCCCTGCCGGCTGAAGATCATCCCCGTAGCCAATTATACGCACGATATGCCTTACGAGCTGCCGGTCCCGCCGTCGCCCAACCTGAACACCCAGCAAAGCGTCATGCTGTATCCCGCGATGTGCCTGTTCGAAGGCACCATTCTCAGCCAGGGCCGAGGCACCTATTTCCCCTTCACCGTACTGGGCAGTCCGGCGCTGAAAGGCCGCTACGACTTTTCCTTTACACCGGTAAGCATACCCGGCATGAAGGAAGCACCGCTGCATATGGACCAGGTGTGTTATGGCGTGGATTTCAGAGCATACGATATCAACAAGCTTCGCCGGTCCGGGCGCATCCACATTCAATGGATGATCGATATGTACAAGGCTTATCCGGACAAACAGCGATTCTTCGATCGGTCACAGAGCAGGGAGATCGGGGATATCAACAAGCTCTCGGGGGATTATGCGTTCAAAAAGCAGATCGAGGAGGGCAGATCTGTGCAGGAAATACAGCAGTCCTGGGAACCGGGGCTTTCTGCTTACAAGACCATGCGGCAAAAATACCTGTTGTATAAATAA